One Frankia alni ACN14a DNA window includes the following coding sequences:
- the yajC gene encoding preprotein translocase subunit YajC: MRGLVTAATAADGNGGSSIGGFLIPLLLVLAVVYIFSMQRRRAKAQQQQVSQLLPGTLVITTAGLYATVVELEDGDVLLEIAPDVVCRFTRSAIARVISSPDADETHDDGSADGAAHDGPADSAIATGETAPGTAPGAGTAVGEEGAGGPSATDGSDGEGKGVPHPPRKEL; this comes from the coding sequence GTGCGCGGACTTGTGACGGCGGCGACGGCAGCCGACGGTAACGGCGGCAGTTCCATCGGCGGTTTCCTGATTCCGCTACTTCTCGTCCTGGCGGTCGTCTACATCTTCTCGATGCAGCGTCGCCGCGCCAAGGCTCAACAGCAGCAGGTGTCCCAGCTCCTGCCCGGCACCCTCGTGATCACCACCGCCGGGCTCTACGCGACTGTCGTGGAGCTGGAGGACGGCGACGTCCTGCTCGAGATCGCCCCCGACGTGGTCTGCCGGTTCACCCGCAGCGCCATCGCCCGGGTGATCAGCTCGCCGGACGCCGACGAGACGCACGACGACGGGTCGGCGGACGGCGCCGCGCACGACGGTCCGGCCGACTCCGCGATCGCCACCGGCGAGACGGCTCCGGGGACGGCACCCGGCGCGGGCACCGCCGTCGGCGAGGAGGGCGCCGGGGGGCCGTCCGCGACCGACGGTTCCGACGGCGAGGGCAAGGGCGTGCCCCACCCGCCACGCAAGGAGCTGTAG
- the secF gene encoding protein translocase subunit SecF, which translates to MALLGRIYRSDFHVDFVGRRRVWYAVSGVILVICAVSMIFRGFTLGIEFSGGAVFQLPSHGGTVEQVEQTLSSVGIDPADGVVQQLETSKQFRVQTPTLTDAQTDKLTDALAKRFSVTDPDRDIAVSTVGSSWGSTITSKAIQGLVVFLVLVMIYLSVRFEWKMAVAAMAALIHDLVVTMGVYSLVGFEVTPSTVIAVLTILGFSLYDTVVVFDRVRENTAGMATSHRRTYAEATNDALNETLVRSLNTSLIALIPVASLLFVGAGLLGAGTLKDLALAQFVGIASGTYSSLFFATPLLVDLKRGEPAVQALDARVARERGKRARAVASTAAGPGAPVGSPAPDEPVSGEVAALSAGGAALADDPVGRPGGPGAREPVPAGAGLGGPGRRPPTAGAARRAGGRKPGRRGRPSGKKRR; encoded by the coding sequence ATGGCACTGCTCGGGCGGATCTACCGCAGCGACTTCCACGTCGATTTCGTCGGCCGCCGCCGGGTCTGGTACGCGGTCTCCGGCGTCATCCTCGTGATCTGCGCCGTGAGCATGATCTTCCGCGGCTTCACCCTGGGCATCGAGTTCTCCGGCGGCGCGGTCTTCCAGCTACCCAGTCACGGCGGCACCGTCGAACAGGTCGAGCAGACCCTCTCCAGCGTCGGCATCGACCCGGCGGACGGCGTGGTCCAGCAGCTCGAGACCTCCAAGCAGTTCCGGGTGCAGACCCCCACCCTGACCGACGCCCAGACCGACAAGCTGACCGACGCGCTGGCCAAGCGGTTCTCCGTGACCGACCCGGACCGCGACATCGCCGTGTCCACCGTCGGCTCCTCGTGGGGCTCGACGATCACCAGCAAGGCCATCCAGGGGCTGGTCGTCTTCCTGGTGCTCGTGATGATCTACCTGTCGGTGCGCTTCGAGTGGAAGATGGCGGTGGCCGCGATGGCCGCGCTCATCCACGACCTCGTCGTCACCATGGGCGTCTACTCCCTCGTGGGGTTCGAGGTGACGCCGTCGACGGTGATCGCCGTGCTGACGATTCTGGGCTTCTCGCTCTATGACACGGTGGTGGTGTTCGACCGGGTGCGGGAGAACACCGCGGGGATGGCGACCTCCCACCGCCGTACCTATGCCGAGGCGACGAACGACGCGCTGAACGAGACGCTGGTCCGTTCGCTGAACACGTCCCTCATCGCCCTCATCCCGGTGGCGTCGCTGCTGTTCGTCGGCGCCGGGCTGCTGGGCGCGGGCACGCTGAAGGACCTCGCGCTCGCCCAGTTCGTCGGGATCGCCTCCGGCACCTACTCGTCGCTGTTCTTCGCCACGCCCCTGCTGGTCGACCTCAAGCGGGGTGAGCCGGCGGTGCAGGCCCTCGATGCGCGGGTCGCCCGGGAACGGGGCAAGCGTGCCCGCGCCGTCGCGTCGACCGCGGCCGGCCCGGGGGCGCCGGTGGGCTCGCCGGCGCCGGACGAGCCGGTATCGGGGGAGGTCGCGGCCCTGTCGGCGGGCGGTGCCGCGCTGGCGGACGATCCGGTCGGTCGGCCCGGCGGCCCCGGTGCCCGCGAACCGGTTCCCGCCGGGGCGGGACTCGGCGGGCCCGGCCGGCGACCCCCCACGGCGGGTGCCGCGCGACGCGCCGGTGGCCGCAAACCCGGCCGGCGGGGGCGGCCGAGCGGTAAGAAGCGTCGGTGA
- the secD gene encoding protein translocase subunit SecD has protein sequence MARGSARASTGSSVWTRLGVLGGLLVVLYSLMAATGNWTPRLGLDLQGGTSVILTPRATTGSSVDSGAVDQAVEIIRQRVDGLGVAESEVHRTGNQIEISVPGRGRSDVVDLVGQTAELRFREVYEAAAATPAKTVPSRTPAGTAAPTPASGATPSPAAGSTPSATPSAAPSVAPSPSASNRPAALGDGARPAAKPVALGDGSGLVAQPVALAASTGKAAGTGKAVTAAGVLTAASAAPPAPASPAAASPAAASSAAPAASASPAPSSPAPVAGAAAAADTPPAAAVAQYDALTCAATDVRRAAVSTDRPQDWTAACDRDGATKYLLKPASVVGTDVKTASAGLQGGGGTTGVTTGQWVVNVDFTGSGQNKFTKLTEKTIGKQVAIVLDGVVQSAPQTNERIAGTAQISGSFGQSEAEDLANVLRYGALPLAFERSQAESISPTLGRDSLRGGLLAGAIGLVLVVAYSFLYYRALGIVVVASLAVSGAIIYASVVLLGAAIGFTLTLAGIAGLIVSIGVTADSFVVYFERIKDEVQAGRTVRASADRAWPAARRTMLSADTVSFLAAAVLYILSIGSVRGFAFTLGLSTLSDVLIMFIFTRPMVALLVRRRLFSVSRFSGLSPKTIGGRAAAGPPAAAPSRPRLAKRPAPAGQKRES, from the coding sequence GTGGCACGCGGCTCGGCACGGGCATCCACGGGAAGCTCCGTCTGGACCCGGCTGGGGGTACTCGGCGGTCTGCTCGTCGTCCTCTACAGCCTGATGGCCGCCACCGGGAACTGGACCCCGCGGCTGGGGCTGGACCTGCAGGGCGGCACGAGCGTGATCCTCACGCCTCGGGCGACCACCGGTAGCAGCGTCGACTCCGGCGCGGTCGACCAGGCGGTGGAGATCATCCGCCAGCGCGTCGACGGGCTGGGCGTGGCCGAGTCCGAGGTCCACCGCACCGGCAACCAGATCGAGATCTCGGTCCCCGGCCGCGGTCGCAGCGACGTGGTCGACCTGGTGGGGCAGACCGCGGAGCTGCGCTTCCGGGAGGTCTACGAGGCCGCCGCGGCGACGCCGGCGAAGACGGTCCCCTCGCGCACCCCCGCCGGCACGGCCGCACCGACCCCCGCGTCCGGCGCGACGCCGTCGCCGGCGGCTGGGAGCACACCGTCCGCGACGCCGTCGGCGGCCCCCTCCGTGGCGCCGAGCCCCTCGGCGTCGAACCGCCCGGCCGCTCTCGGCGACGGCGCGCGGCCGGCCGCGAAGCCGGTGGCGCTCGGGGATGGCTCCGGGCTGGTCGCGCAGCCGGTGGCGCTCGCCGCGAGCACGGGTAAGGCCGCAGGCACGGGCAAGGCGGTCACCGCCGCCGGCGTCCTCACCGCGGCCTCGGCGGCTCCCCCCGCGCCGGCCTCTCCCGCCGCGGCCTCCCCTGCTGCGGCGTCCTCCGCGGCTCCGGCCGCGTCGGCGTCCCCGGCGCCGTCGTCTCCGGCGCCCGTCGCCGGCGCCGCCGCCGCCGCGGACACGCCGCCTGCCGCCGCGGTCGCCCAGTACGACGCGCTGACCTGCGCGGCCACCGACGTGCGCAGGGCGGCGGTCAGCACCGACCGGCCCCAGGACTGGACCGCCGCGTGCGACCGGGACGGGGCGACCAAGTACCTGCTCAAGCCGGCGTCCGTCGTCGGGACCGACGTGAAGACGGCCTCCGCCGGCCTGCAGGGCGGCGGCGGCACCACCGGCGTCACCACCGGCCAGTGGGTGGTCAACGTCGACTTCACCGGCTCCGGCCAGAACAAGTTCACCAAGCTCACCGAGAAGACGATCGGCAAGCAGGTCGCGATCGTGCTCGACGGCGTGGTGCAGTCGGCGCCGCAGACCAACGAGCGCATCGCCGGGACCGCGCAGATCTCCGGGTCCTTCGGCCAGTCCGAGGCTGAGGACCTCGCCAACGTCCTGCGCTACGGCGCGCTGCCGCTGGCGTTCGAGCGTTCTCAGGCCGAGTCGATCTCGCCGACTCTGGGCCGCGACTCGCTGCGCGGCGGGCTGCTCGCCGGGGCCATCGGGCTGGTGCTGGTCGTCGCCTACTCGTTCCTGTACTACCGGGCGCTGGGCATCGTGGTGGTCGCCTCGCTGGCCGTCAGCGGGGCGATCATCTATGCCTCGGTGGTGCTGCTGGGCGCCGCGATCGGCTTCACGCTGACCCTCGCCGGCATCGCCGGTCTGATCGTGTCGATCGGCGTCACGGCGGACTCGTTCGTCGTCTACTTCGAACGGATCAAGGACGAGGTGCAGGCCGGCCGGACGGTGCGTGCCTCCGCCGACCGGGCCTGGCCGGCCGCGCGGCGCACGATGCTCTCGGCGGACACGGTCTCGTTCCTCGCCGCCGCCGTGCTGTACATCCTCTCGATCGGCTCGGTGCGCGGGTTCGCGTTCACCCTCGGGCTCTCGACGTTGAGTGACGTGCTGATCATGTTCATCTTCACCCGCCCGATGGTGGCCCTGCTGGTGCGGCGCAGACTGTTCTCCGTCAGCCGGTTCTCCGGCCTGAGTCCGAAGACGATCGGTGGTCGGGCCGCGGCCGGGCCACCGGCCGCGGCCCCCAGCAGGCCGCGGCTGGCCAAGCGGCCGGCGCCGGCCGGGCAGAAGCGGGAGAGCTGA
- a CDS encoding adenine phosphoribosyltransferase has translation MTSIDEAAPGRSAASDAAADVLRGHIRDIQDWPQPGVVFKDITPLLSTPAAFGVVVGALVDVARERGATTIAGIEARGFLLAAPVADRLGAALVPIRKQGKLPGPTRSATYDLEYGTATIEIHADAVRPDERVLLVDDVLATGGTAAAAHGLLAGVGAEVVGLAVLMELSFLPGRERVAPLDVVPLLTI, from the coding sequence ATGACGAGCATCGACGAGGCGGCACCCGGACGGTCCGCCGCGAGCGACGCGGCCGCCGACGTGTTGCGTGGCCACATCCGGGACATCCAGGACTGGCCGCAGCCCGGGGTCGTGTTCAAGGACATCACCCCGCTGCTGTCCACGCCCGCCGCTTTCGGCGTGGTCGTCGGGGCCCTGGTGGACGTCGCCCGCGAGCGCGGCGCGACCACGATCGCGGGGATCGAGGCCCGCGGCTTCCTGCTGGCCGCGCCGGTCGCCGACCGGCTCGGCGCCGCCCTGGTGCCCATCCGCAAGCAGGGCAAGCTGCCGGGCCCGACCCGCAGCGCGACCTACGACCTGGAGTACGGCACCGCCACCATCGAGATCCACGCCGACGCGGTGCGCCCGGACGAGCGGGTGCTGCTGGTCGACGACGTGCTGGCGACCGGCGGCACGGCGGCCGCCGCGCACGGCCTGCTGGCCGGCGTGGGGGCCGAGGTGGTGGGCCTCGCGGTCCTCATGGAGCTGTCGTTCCTGCCCGGGCGGGAACGGGTCGCTCCGCTGGATGTCGTCCCACTTCTGACGATTTGA